In the Hordeum vulgare subsp. vulgare chromosome 7H, MorexV3_pseudomolecules_assembly, whole genome shotgun sequence genome, one interval contains:
- the LOC123409269 gene encoding putative disease resistance protein RGA3, producing MCWCAGFGFLTSSQAGLADACHPPAANSRTQPNARLEQRRGETLFCIHMRWCEGLRRHSWPSACSCAGPPCGVKPRLVHHVPPTMAVAPPSSPSAARVMRAMGGVVAAFPCGSWKPTTPITVIRVSLVQASDPSDLSRLAGIFLDYMATVSAVSAVGWVVSPIIRRMVSLVQSYMSSQYNWKSGILSDLKNLEATLMDILLVVGAAERQHVVDINQMLLLQQMKDAVSDAEDVLDEFDYMLLKEKVEPKGLLRRIGSSSLSVGMRLVNIDKFSSNLRKVLKSLERVRASAEMFVRVMALEGFNPIQSLECVPARITGSLLHEDAIFGREKEIDELVGQLLYISDKSLLSIHQKLRTEVHTIVGVGGIGKTTLAQLIYNDDRIVDSFDVRMWVSVSNNFDKTRITKEIIAYTTGGENAELANFNFSKLQEELRWRLRCKRFLLVLDDVWYDEKYGEHINKERWMDIIAPIKEMFTRPGSMTGSKILVTTRTELVAKMLDSRSLFILEGLGRDDSWSLFRRCAFGSRKPEGYPELKQLGYQIVQKLKGSPLALKVVGGHLNGKYSDAEWEDVLQKDVLNPNDILTILHLSYESLPEHLQQCFAYCSLFSKGYRIDSKRLIRMWIAQGLVHLEGNNSRSLEDIGRGYFNDLLARSFFQVLRCGDQTYYVMHDSLNDLALHVSNGECFRVDHGSVGEFPHYIRHLSVSAEQLGDLVNYDGLRRLRTFMILNDSWFCSKVCLSHDILNKLKSVRVLDVSGCCFGSFPEAVNDLIHLRYLAIQRTYYPLPTTISRLNHLQSLFVLYHSCYSARISCSNKRKQLKYLRREVNTTGGHFRLPESISRLINLVHVDVEKAYTLMLSGVFQLPCVEGSGEFLVNKKEQSLVQLKDLNKIRGELSVKFLENVKNREEAAKSHLDLKEHISKLELEWGSCDGAHDMDKGFEVLDVLKPHRNLDELTISGYPGVKSPSWLESDWLRRLKLICLRDCNRWEVLPPLGDLPLLRTLEVRRMEELKALGQEFFGHAGFPSLERLLLERLPKLEWCLVDNDKVLQNLRHLSVAGCPRLRSYPTHPRTLRHIAVLDQERIQVKAQMDSLDLSRSFCRLVSSSLHVLHAHHLECIEDMDIYVNHSVDTSTTVFSNLKSLKQLQICGINRANTPSVITTLWGENGATVLPSSLRFLELRRCYLQPSSFSKLLKNLPSLVTLHLIECDTVEIPGLPVSLHLLRMLKQLYIYKCDWISSFEGSEALLSLEEMKIDQCYDLEYVPYLDDMPCLQKLHLSRCPQVMRLSKAVHQTTLKELVVRSCDGLSSLRKLCDLVSLVKLTITDCSDLLWLPDMTGFYSLRVLSIDRCPRLRSLPRSGLPVSLETFFLSRCHQALEEQFQRKEGPDWNKFAALPGCKWEAGRR from the coding sequence GAATATTCCTTGATTACATGGCTACTGTATCAGCAGTCAGTGCTGTAGGATGGGTTGTTTCTCCTATTATTAGAAGGATGGTTTCTTTGGTGCAGTCCTATATGTCAAGCCAGTACAATTGGAAATCTGGGATATTATCTGATCTCAAGAATTTGGAGGCCACTTTAATGGATATACTGCTCGTAGTTGGAGCAGCTGAAAGGCAACATGTAGTGGACATAAATCAGATGTTGTTATTGCAGCAGATGAAAGATGCAGTCTCTGATGCAGAAGATGTCTTGGATGAGTTTGATTATATGCTTTTAAAAGAAAAGGTTGAGCCAAAAGGCCTGCTCAGACGCATAGGCTCCTCTTCTCTTTCTGTTGGTATGCGTCTGGTTAACATTGACAAGTTCAGCTCAAATTTGCGGAAGGTCCTCAAAAGCTTGGAAAGGGTCAGAGCTTCTGCAGAGATGTTTGTCCGGGTGATGGCATTGGAGGGTTTTAACCCCATTCAGTCTCTAGAGTGTGTCCCAGCAAGAATTACCGGATCCCTTTTGCATGAAGATGCGATTTTTGGGAGAGAAAAGGAGATAGATGAACTCGTGGGTCAGCTGCTGTATATATCCGATAAATCTTTGCTGAGTATTCACCAGAAGTTAAGGACAGAGGTGCACACTATTGTTGGTGTTGGGGGCATTGGCAAAACTACTCTGGCCCAGCTGATCTATAATGATGACCGCATCGTGGATTCTTTTGACGTGAGAATGTGGGTTAGTGTTTCCAATAACTTTGACAAAACTAGAATTACCAAAGAGATCATAGCATACACAACTGGTGGTGAGAATGCTGAATTGGCCAATTTTAATTTTAGCAAGCTCCAGGAAGAACTTAGATGGAGACTTCGTTGCAAGAGGTTTCTCTTAGTGTTGGATGATGTGTGGTATGATGAGAAATATGGAGAACACATCAACAAAGAAAGGTGGATGGACATAATAGCTCCTATTAAGGAAATGTTTACAAGGCCAGGAAGTATGACGGGAAGCAAGATTCTAGTGACAACCCGAACAGAATTGGTTGCAAAAATGCTGGATTCTAGAAGCTTGTTCATTTTAGAAGGTCTGGGAAGGGATGATAGTTGGTCGCTATTCAGGCGATGTGCATTTGGCAGCAGGAAGCCAGAAGGTTATCCAGAGTTGAAGCAGTTAGGCTACCAAATTGTTCAAAAACTTAAAGGCTCACCTCTAGCTCTAAAGGTTGTTGGTGGTCATTTAAATGGAAAATACAGTGATGCAGAGTGGGAGGATGTTCTTCAAAAAGATGTCCTCAATCCAAATGATATTTTAACTATCTTACACTTGAGTTATGAAAGTTTGCCGGAACACCTACAGCAGTGTTTTGCATATTGTAGTTTATTCTCAAAGGGTTACCGTATTGATTCAAAGAGATTGATCCGGATGTGGATAGCTCAGGGCCTTGTTCATCTAGAAGGAAATAACAGTAGAAGTTTGGAAGATATTGGAAGGGGCTATTTCAATGATCTGTTAGCTCGATCATTTTTCCAAGTGCTCCGTTGTGGAGATCAAACATATTACGTTATGCATGATTCACTGAATGACCTCGCACTTCATGTTTCCAATGGGGAATGCTTCAGGGTTGACCATGGCAGCGTTGGGGAGTTTCCTCATTACATTAGGCATTTGTCTGTGTCTGCTGAACAACTGGGAGATCTTGTGAACTATGATGGTCTCCGGAGATTGCGTACATTTATGATTCTGAATGATTCTTGGTTCTGCTCCAAAGTCTGTTTAAGTCATGATATACTCAATAAACTCAAGAGTGTGCGGGTACTTGATGTAAGCGGGTGCTGCTTTGGAAGCTTTCCTGAAGCTGTCAATGATCTGATCCACCTGCGTTATCTAGCCATTCAACGCACTTATTACCCACTGCCTACAACAATCTCCAGACTCAATCATCTACAGTCATTGTTTGTGTTGTATCATTCATGTTACTCTGCGAGGATATCTTGCTCAAACAAGAGGAAACAACTGAAATATTTGAGGAGGGAAGTGAACACTACTGGAGGTCATTTCAGGCTTCCTGAAAGCATTAGCAGGCTCATTAACTTGGTGCATGTTGATGTAGAGAAGGCTTACACTCTCATGTTATCAGGTGTGTTTCAGCTTCCCTGTGTCGAGGGTTCTGGAGAATTCCTTGTCAATAAGAAGGAGCAAAGTTTGGTACAACTGAAGGATCTAAACAAGATTAGGGGAGAGCTTTCTGTTAAGTTTCTGGAGAATGTAAAAAACAGGGAGGAGGCTGCAAAGTCTCATCTAGACTTGAAGGAGCACATCTCTAAGTTGGAGCTAGAATGGGGATCATGTGATGGTGCTCATGATATGGACAAGGGCTTTGAGGTGCTTGATGTATTAAAGccgcaccgcaatcttgatgagctAACTATCAGTGGGTACCCAGGTGTCAAGTCTCCTTCTTGGCTAGAGTCTGATTGGCTGAGAAGATTGAAATTGATCTGTCTACGAGATTGTAATAGATGGGAGGTCCTTCCACCTTTAGGGGATCTCCCCTTACTCAGAACTCTTGAAGTGCGGCGAATGGAAGAACTAAAAGCACTCGGTCAGGAGTTCTTTGGTCATGCTGGATTCCCTTCTTTGGAAAGATTGCTTCTGGAACGCCTACCTAAATTGGAGTGGTGTCTTGTGGACAATGATAAAGTGTTGCAGAATCTCAGACACCTCTCTGTTGCTGGCTGTCCACGGCTCAGATCATATCCTACCCATCCTCGTACACTCAGACATATAGCTGTTCTTGACCAAGAAAGAATCCAAGTTAAGGCTCAGATGGATagtcttgatttatcaagatcGTTTTGTAGGCTGGTATCAAGCTCCTTACATGTCTTGCATGCTCATCACCTAGAGTGTATAGAAGATATGGACATCTATGTGAACCATTCAGTAGACACGTCCACCACAGTGTTTAGCAATCTGAAATCACTCAAACAGTTGCAAATATGTGGCATCAACCGGGCAAATACCCCCTCTGTAATTACTACATTGTGGGGTGAGAATGGGGCCACCGTACTTCCTTCATCACTTCGATTCCTCGAGTTAAGACGGTGCTACCTGCAACCATCCTCTTTTTCCAAGTTATTGAAGAATCTCCCGTCACTTGTTACACTACACTTAATAGAATGTGACACTGTTGAGATACCGGGTTTACCGGTAAGCTTGCACCTATTGAGGATGCTGAAACAGTTGTACATATATAAATGTGATTGGATATCATCTTTTGAGGGATCAGAAGCACTGTTGTCCCTTGAAGAGATGAAGATAGACCAATGTTATGATCTGGAATATGTACCGTACTTggatgacatgccatgtcttcagAAACTACATTTGTCCCGGTGCCCTCAAGTTATGCGACTGTCTAAAGCAGTCCACCAAACAACACTGAAAGAGCTGGTTGTAAGATCTTGCGATGGGCTATCATCTCTGCGAAAATTGTGTGACCTTGTTTCACTTGTGAAGCTGACGATTACTGATTGTTCTGATTTATTGTGGCTTCCTGATATGACTGGTTTTTATTCGCTCCGGGTTCTCTCCATTGACCGGTGCCCCCGGCTGAGGTCACTGCCACGGAGTGGTCTTCCTGTATCACTTGAAACATTTTTCCTGTCTAGATGTCATCAAGCACTGGAGGAGCAGTTTCAGCGGAAGGAAGGTCCAGATTGGAACAAGTTTGCCGCCCTTCCAGGATGCAAATGGGAAGCTGGTAGGCGGTAA